Proteins encoded by one window of Ictidomys tridecemlineatus isolate mIctTri1 chromosome 7, mIctTri1.hap1, whole genome shotgun sequence:
- the Ilkap gene encoding integrin-linked kinase-associated serine/threonine phosphatase 2C isoform X2: protein MASGPGGPLLFDDLPPAGSGESGSLAVSISQTIKNEGKGAKRKTSEEENGNEELVEKKVCKASSVIFGLKGYVAERKGEREEMQDAHVILNDITDECRPPSSLITRVSYFAVFDGHGGIRASKFAAQNLHQNLIRKFPKGDVISVEKTVKRCLLDTFKHTDEEFLKQASSQKPAWKDGSTATCVLAVDNILYIANLGDSRAILCRYNEESQRHAALSLSKEHNPTQYEERMRIQKAGGNVRDGRVLGVLEVSRSIGDGQYKRCGVTSVPDIRRCQLTPNDRFILLACDGLFKVFTPEEAVNFILSCLEDEKIQTREGKPAIDARYEAACNRLANKAVQRGSADNVTVMVVRIGQ, encoded by the exons ATGGCATCAG GACCAGGGGGACCTTTGCTCTTTGATGATCTCCCACCTGCCGGCAGTGGCGAGTCAG GTTCTCTTGCTGTGTCAATCTCCCAGACCataaagaatgaaggaaaaggagcAAAAAGGAAAACTTCTGAGGAGGAGAATGGCAATGAAGAGCTTGTGGAAAAGAAAGTTTGTAAAG CCTCTTCGGTGATCTTTGGTCTCAAAGGCTATGTGGCTGAGCGGAAGGGTGAGAGGGAGGAGATGCAGGACGCGCACGTCATCCTGAATGACATCACTGACGAGTGTAGGCCCCCATCCTCCCTCAT CACTCGGGTTTCGTATTTTGCTGTTTTTGATGGACATGGAGGAATTCGAGCCTCAAAATTTGCTGCACAGAATTTGCATCAGAACTTAATCAGGAAATTTCCTAAAG GAGATGTGATCAGTGTGGAGAAGACCGTGAAGAGATGCCTTTTGGACACTTTCAAGCATACCGACGAGGAGTTCCTTAAACAGGCTTCGAGCCA gaagcctgcctGGAAGGACGGGTCCACTGCCACGTGTGTCCTGGCCGTAGACAACATCCTGTACATTGCCAACCTCGGAGATAGTCGG GCAATCCTGTGTCGTTATAACGAGGAAAGTCAAAGACATGCAGCCTTAAGCCTCAGCAAAGAGCATAACCCAACCCAGTATGAAGAGCGGATGAGAATACAGAAGGCTGGAGGCAACGTCAG GGATGGACGTGTTTTGGGTGTCCTTGAGGTGTCCCGCTCCATTGGGGACGGGCAGTACAAGCGCTGCGGGGTTACCTCCGTGCCTGACATCAGACGCTGCCAGTTGACCCCCAACGACAG GTTCATTTTACTGGCCTGTGATGGGCTCTTCAAGGTCTTTACCCCAGAAGAAGCCGTGAACTTCATCTTGTCCTGCCTGGAG GATGAGAAGATCCAGACCCGGGAAGGGAAGCCTGCTATAGATGCCCGCTACGAAGCTGCCTGTAACAGGCTGGCCAACAAGGCGGTGCAGCGGGGCTCGGCGGACAACGTCACAGTGATGGTGGTGCGGATAGGTCAATGA
- the Ilkap gene encoding integrin-linked kinase-associated serine/threonine phosphatase 2C isoform X1, producing the protein MDLFGDLPEPERSPRPAAGKEAQKGSLLFEDLPPASSTDSGPGGPLLFDDLPPAGSGESGSLAVSISQTIKNEGKGAKRKTSEEENGNEELVEKKVCKASSVIFGLKGYVAERKGEREEMQDAHVILNDITDECRPPSSLITRVSYFAVFDGHGGIRASKFAAQNLHQNLIRKFPKGDVISVEKTVKRCLLDTFKHTDEEFLKQASSQKPAWKDGSTATCVLAVDNILYIANLGDSRAILCRYNEESQRHAALSLSKEHNPTQYEERMRIQKAGGNVRDGRVLGVLEVSRSIGDGQYKRCGVTSVPDIRRCQLTPNDRFILLACDGLFKVFTPEEAVNFILSCLEDEKIQTREGKPAIDARYEAACNRLANKAVQRGSADNVTVMVVRIGQ; encoded by the exons GGAAGGAAGCTCAGAAAGGATCCCTACTTTTTGAGGACCTCCCTCCGGCCAGCAGTACTGACTCAG GACCAGGGGGACCTTTGCTCTTTGATGATCTCCCACCTGCCGGCAGTGGCGAGTCAG GTTCTCTTGCTGTGTCAATCTCCCAGACCataaagaatgaaggaaaaggagcAAAAAGGAAAACTTCTGAGGAGGAGAATGGCAATGAAGAGCTTGTGGAAAAGAAAGTTTGTAAAG CCTCTTCGGTGATCTTTGGTCTCAAAGGCTATGTGGCTGAGCGGAAGGGTGAGAGGGAGGAGATGCAGGACGCGCACGTCATCCTGAATGACATCACTGACGAGTGTAGGCCCCCATCCTCCCTCAT CACTCGGGTTTCGTATTTTGCTGTTTTTGATGGACATGGAGGAATTCGAGCCTCAAAATTTGCTGCACAGAATTTGCATCAGAACTTAATCAGGAAATTTCCTAAAG GAGATGTGATCAGTGTGGAGAAGACCGTGAAGAGATGCCTTTTGGACACTTTCAAGCATACCGACGAGGAGTTCCTTAAACAGGCTTCGAGCCA gaagcctgcctGGAAGGACGGGTCCACTGCCACGTGTGTCCTGGCCGTAGACAACATCCTGTACATTGCCAACCTCGGAGATAGTCGG GCAATCCTGTGTCGTTATAACGAGGAAAGTCAAAGACATGCAGCCTTAAGCCTCAGCAAAGAGCATAACCCAACCCAGTATGAAGAGCGGATGAGAATACAGAAGGCTGGAGGCAACGTCAG GGATGGACGTGTTTTGGGTGTCCTTGAGGTGTCCCGCTCCATTGGGGACGGGCAGTACAAGCGCTGCGGGGTTACCTCCGTGCCTGACATCAGACGCTGCCAGTTGACCCCCAACGACAG GTTCATTTTACTGGCCTGTGATGGGCTCTTCAAGGTCTTTACCCCAGAAGAAGCCGTGAACTTCATCTTGTCCTGCCTGGAG GATGAGAAGATCCAGACCCGGGAAGGGAAGCCTGCTATAGATGCCCGCTACGAAGCTGCCTGTAACAGGCTGGCCAACAAGGCGGTGCAGCGGGGCTCGGCGGACAACGTCACAGTGATGGTGGTGCGGATAGGTCAATGA
- the Ilkap gene encoding integrin-linked kinase-associated serine/threonine phosphatase 2C isoform X3 yields the protein MQDAHVILNDITDECRPPSSLITRVSYFAVFDGHGGIRASKFAAQNLHQNLIRKFPKGDVISVEKTVKRCLLDTFKHTDEEFLKQASSQKPAWKDGSTATCVLAVDNILYIANLGDSRAILCRYNEESQRHAALSLSKEHNPTQYEERMRIQKAGGNVRDGRVLGVLEVSRSIGDGQYKRCGVTSVPDIRRCQLTPNDRFILLACDGLFKVFTPEEAVNFILSCLEDEKIQTREGKPAIDARYEAACNRLANKAVQRGSADNVTVMVVRIGQ from the exons ATGCAGGACGCGCACGTCATCCTGAATGACATCACTGACGAGTGTAGGCCCCCATCCTCCCTCAT CACTCGGGTTTCGTATTTTGCTGTTTTTGATGGACATGGAGGAATTCGAGCCTCAAAATTTGCTGCACAGAATTTGCATCAGAACTTAATCAGGAAATTTCCTAAAG GAGATGTGATCAGTGTGGAGAAGACCGTGAAGAGATGCCTTTTGGACACTTTCAAGCATACCGACGAGGAGTTCCTTAAACAGGCTTCGAGCCA gaagcctgcctGGAAGGACGGGTCCACTGCCACGTGTGTCCTGGCCGTAGACAACATCCTGTACATTGCCAACCTCGGAGATAGTCGG GCAATCCTGTGTCGTTATAACGAGGAAAGTCAAAGACATGCAGCCTTAAGCCTCAGCAAAGAGCATAACCCAACCCAGTATGAAGAGCGGATGAGAATACAGAAGGCTGGAGGCAACGTCAG GGATGGACGTGTTTTGGGTGTCCTTGAGGTGTCCCGCTCCATTGGGGACGGGCAGTACAAGCGCTGCGGGGTTACCTCCGTGCCTGACATCAGACGCTGCCAGTTGACCCCCAACGACAG GTTCATTTTACTGGCCTGTGATGGGCTCTTCAAGGTCTTTACCCCAGAAGAAGCCGTGAACTTCATCTTGTCCTGCCTGGAG GATGAGAAGATCCAGACCCGGGAAGGGAAGCCTGCTATAGATGCCCGCTACGAAGCTGCCTGTAACAGGCTGGCCAACAAGGCGGTGCAGCGGGGCTCGGCGGACAACGTCACAGTGATGGTGGTGCGGATAGGTCAATGA